From Aristaeella lactis, the proteins below share one genomic window:
- the gpmA gene encoding 2,3-diphosphoglycerate-dependent phosphoglycerate mutase: MKLVLVRHGESEWNKLNLFTGWTDVDLSEKGHEEAKSAGRLLKEEGYDFDVCYTSYLKRAIHTLYHILDEMDRAWLPVNKSWKLNERHYGALQGLNKSETAEKYGEEQVKIWRRSFSIKPPALEADDERSALKQPMYRNVDKALLPANESLETTIERVVPYFNEVIKPDMQAGKRVIIAAHGNSLRALVKYFDHISDEEIVGVNIPTGTPLVYEFDDDFKVLRSYYLGDQEALKARMEAVANQGKKQQ, from the coding sequence ATGAAACTGGTGCTGGTCCGGCACGGAGAGAGCGAATGGAACAAACTGAATCTTTTTACAGGCTGGACAGATGTGGACCTGAGTGAAAAGGGCCATGAGGAAGCAAAAAGCGCGGGGCGTCTGCTGAAAGAGGAGGGATACGATTTTGACGTGTGCTATACGTCCTACCTTAAACGGGCGATTCATACCCTGTATCATATCCTGGACGAGATGGACCGGGCATGGCTGCCGGTGAACAAAAGCTGGAAGCTGAACGAGCGCCACTACGGCGCACTGCAGGGACTGAACAAATCTGAAACAGCAGAGAAGTACGGCGAGGAGCAGGTAAAGATCTGGCGGCGCTCCTTCAGCATCAAGCCCCCGGCCCTGGAGGCAGACGACGAGCGGTCCGCGCTGAAACAGCCGATGTACCGCAATGTGGACAAGGCACTGCTTCCCGCAAACGAAAGCCTGGAGACCACAATTGAACGTGTGGTGCCGTATTTCAATGAAGTGATTAAACCCGATATGCAGGCGGGGAAAAGGGTGATCATCGCTGCTCACGGCAACAGCCTGCGGGCACTGGTGAAATACTTCGATCATATTTCCGACGAGGAGATTGTCGGAGTCAACATTCCCACAGGCACGCCGCTGGTGTACGAATTTGACGATGATTTCAAGGTGCTGCGATCCTATTACCTGGGTGACCAGGAAGCCCTGAAGGCCAGGATGGAAGCGGTAGCCAACCAGGGAAAGAAACAGCAGTAA
- a CDS encoding ABC transporter ATP-binding protein: MLKILRRIVRITGKYKTRIRLSYIPAFLKGIMLKAPLFLSFFVISLFMQGQMDAQKCLYFGIAIVASVILAAAFEHVSNVLQSATGYMVFADLRMKLGDHLRKLPMGYFTEGNIGKISSVLGTDMVFIEENCMGVLSELASFIIAQGLMTVSMFAMNTWLGLLSLAVVAAFMIVGNLMMKTSLKHSVIKQEGSESLTEEVLDFAEGIGIIKSYNLLGEKSKKLSDEFGKSCRESIAFEVAYGPWARALYLTFGIGTALMLALSGFLFARGMIPDTYMVGMALFLYDLFAAVKSYYSQMARLTVTSASLDRIEEVFDAEEMKDEGREMFAEADGKTAAIEYDGVSFGYTGKDVLKGVSFTVKPGEMTALVGPSGSGKSTIASLLARFWDVGSGQIRVNGKDIRKVPLGRLMDQISMVFQRVYLFQDTVYNNIAIGRPDATREEVEEAARKARCYDFIMQLPDGFDTVIGEGGASLSGGEKQRISIARCILKDAPIVILDEATASVDADNERAIQEAISELCRNKTLLVIAHRLKTIRDADQILVISDGKIVEKGDHENLISRQGVYARMVTLQAS, encoded by the coding sequence ATGCTGAAAATACTGCGCAGAATAGTCAGAATTACCGGAAAGTATAAAACCAGGATACGGCTGTCTTATATACCGGCTTTCCTGAAGGGCATTATGCTGAAGGCTCCTCTGTTCCTGAGCTTTTTTGTCATCAGTCTTTTCATGCAGGGGCAGATGGACGCGCAGAAATGCCTGTACTTTGGCATCGCAATCGTGGCCAGTGTGATCCTGGCAGCGGCTTTTGAACATGTCAGCAATGTGCTGCAGTCAGCGACGGGATATATGGTCTTTGCCGATCTGCGGATGAAACTGGGCGATCACCTGCGGAAGCTGCCTATGGGCTATTTCACGGAGGGCAATATCGGCAAGATCAGCTCGGTGCTGGGCACGGATATGGTTTTTATTGAGGAAAACTGTATGGGCGTGCTGTCCGAACTCGCGTCTTTTATCATTGCCCAGGGACTGATGACGGTTTCCATGTTTGCAATGAATACCTGGCTCGGCCTGCTGTCGCTGGCGGTTGTGGCCGCGTTCATGATCGTGGGTAACCTGATGATGAAAACTTCGCTGAAACACTCCGTGATCAAGCAGGAGGGAAGTGAGTCCCTGACGGAAGAAGTGCTTGATTTTGCGGAAGGAATCGGCATCATCAAATCCTATAACCTGCTGGGGGAAAAGTCGAAAAAGCTGTCGGATGAATTCGGGAAAAGCTGCAGGGAAAGCATTGCGTTTGAAGTTGCCTACGGCCCCTGGGCCAGGGCGCTGTATCTGACCTTCGGCATCGGAACAGCCCTGATGCTGGCGCTGTCCGGCTTCCTTTTTGCCAGGGGAATGATCCCGGATACCTATATGGTGGGTATGGCGCTGTTCCTTTATGACCTGTTTGCGGCCGTGAAGAGTTATTACAGCCAGATGGCCAGGCTGACCGTGACATCCGCCAGCCTGGACCGGATTGAAGAAGTGTTTGATGCGGAAGAAATGAAGGATGAAGGCAGGGAAATGTTCGCAGAGGCAGACGGAAAAACGGCTGCCATTGAATATGACGGCGTCAGTTTCGGCTATACCGGCAAGGATGTGCTGAAGGGCGTATCGTTTACCGTAAAGCCGGGAGAAATGACGGCACTGGTCGGTCCGTCCGGCAGCGGAAAATCCACGATCGCCTCGCTGCTGGCACGGTTCTGGGATGTGGGAAGCGGACAGATCCGCGTGAATGGCAAAGACATCCGGAAGGTACCCCTGGGGAGACTGATGGACCAGATCAGCATGGTGTTCCAGCGGGTATACCTGTTCCAGGATACGGTTTACAACAATATTGCCATCGGCCGTCCGGACGCGACCCGGGAGGAAGTGGAAGAGGCAGCGCGGAAGGCGAGATGCTATGACTTTATCATGCAGCTGCCGGACGGGTTTGATACCGTGATCGGAGAAGGCGGCGCGTCTCTTTCCGGCGGTGAAAAACAGCGGATCTCCATTGCCCGGTGCATCCTGAAGGATGCCCCCATCGTCATCCTGGATGAGGCAACGGCCAGCGTGGACGCGGATAATGAGCGGGCGATCCAGGAAGCAATTTCCGAACTCTGCCGGAACAAGACGCTGCTGGTGATCGCCCACCGGCTGAAGACGATCCGGGACGCAGATCAGATCCTGGTGATATCGGACGGAAAGATTGTTGAAAAGGGTGATCATGAAAACCTGATAAGCAGGCAGGGAGTGTATGCCCGTATGGTCACGCTGCAGGCCTCGTAA
- a CDS encoding ABC transporter ATP-binding protein → MFKKVSAYIGEYRKYTVWAAVLMSLGIVAHVIPYYFLYQIIAPLTRGEQIDLAYILIRVAGVAVCEILFSYLYVQGLTFSHMSAYNTLKNLRVSLQGKLEKQPLGNIQGLGTGRIKKIFTDDIDQIELLLAHAIPEGIANLCIPAVIIVLMFVVSWQLGLLSLVPLIVGVIAMSMMMKAGMSKMNAYYESAARMNNTIVEYVNGMEVVKVFNKDGESYRKFGDVVRNYRDFTIAWYKVCWPWMAAYSSVLPCLALLILPVGALMVLSGTIALDKLVLVLCMSFAVGPSLLKAMSFGGKIPQLEYKISELEKLMDHPPVKEGTAGFTGKNRDISFENVRFSYEDAEVLHGVSLSLKQGTTTALVGESGSGKSTLAKLLVHYYDLDSGKIRIGGQDITEMSLDALNNQIAYVSQEQFLFNTTLYENILIGKPDATREQVLEAAHKAQCDEFLQRLPQGIETQAGDGGKQLSGGERQRISLARAILKDAPIIVLDEATAFMDPENEEKLNQAIDEIVRNKTVLVIAHRLSTVQNADRICVMKDGNCIAADTHEKLLSGCAEYKKFWDASVSASAWKIKEA, encoded by the coding sequence ATGTTTAAAAAGGTTTCTGCGTATATCGGCGAATACAGGAAATATACAGTCTGGGCGGCCGTGCTGATGTCGCTGGGGATTGTGGCCCATGTGATTCCGTACTATTTCCTTTATCAGATTATTGCGCCGCTCACCAGGGGAGAACAGATTGACCTGGCCTATATCCTGATCCGGGTGGCCGGGGTGGCGGTGTGTGAAATCCTGTTCTCCTATCTTTATGTACAGGGTCTGACATTTTCCCATATGAGCGCCTATAACACACTGAAAAACCTGCGCGTTTCCCTGCAGGGGAAACTGGAAAAACAGCCGCTGGGCAACATCCAGGGACTTGGCACCGGAAGGATCAAAAAGATTTTTACGGACGATATCGACCAGATTGAGCTGCTGCTGGCGCACGCGATTCCGGAAGGAATTGCCAATCTCTGCATTCCGGCGGTGATCATCGTGCTGATGTTCGTTGTCAGCTGGCAGCTGGGACTTTTGTCCCTGGTTCCGCTGATTGTGGGCGTGATCGCCATGAGCATGATGATGAAGGCCGGCATGTCCAAAATGAACGCCTACTACGAATCCGCAGCCAGGATGAACAACACGATTGTTGAGTATGTAAACGGCATGGAGGTTGTGAAGGTATTCAACAAGGACGGGGAATCCTACCGCAAATTCGGTGATGTGGTCCGCAACTACCGGGACTTCACGATTGCGTGGTACAAGGTTTGCTGGCCGTGGATGGCTGCCTATTCCAGCGTCCTGCCCTGCCTGGCCCTGCTGATCCTTCCTGTGGGCGCGTTGATGGTGCTGTCGGGAACCATCGCGCTGGACAAGCTGGTGCTGGTGCTCTGCATGTCCTTCGCCGTGGGTCCGTCTCTCCTGAAGGCAATGAGCTTCGGAGGGAAAATCCCGCAGCTGGAATACAAGATATCGGAACTGGAGAAGCTGATGGATCATCCTCCGGTGAAGGAAGGTACAGCCGGATTCACAGGAAAAAACCGGGATATCTCCTTTGAGAACGTGCGGTTCAGCTATGAGGACGCGGAGGTGCTGCACGGTGTCAGCCTGTCTCTGAAGCAGGGCACAACGACGGCGCTTGTCGGGGAATCCGGCAGCGGCAAATCGACCCTGGCGAAGCTGCTGGTGCACTATTACGACCTGGACAGCGGAAAAATCCGGATCGGCGGACAGGATATCACGGAGATGTCCCTGGACGCGCTGAACAACCAGATCGCCTACGTATCACAGGAACAGTTCCTGTTCAACACCACCCTGTATGAAAACATCCTGATAGGCAAACCGGACGCGACCCGGGAACAGGTGCTGGAGGCAGCGCACAAGGCACAGTGTGACGAATTCCTGCAGCGGCTGCCCCAGGGTATCGAAACGCAGGCAGGGGACGGCGGAAAGCAGCTTTCCGGCGGCGAACGGCAGCGGATCTCCCTGGCCCGCGCGATCCTGAAGGACGCGCCGATCATTGTGCTGGATGAGGCTACGGCCTTTATGGATCCGGAGAACGAAGAGAAGCTGAATCAGGCGATTGACGAAATTGTCCGGAACAAGACGGTGCTGGTGATCGCGCACAGGCTGTCAACGGTTCAGAACGCGGACCGGATCTGCGTGATGAAGGACGGAAACTGCATTGCGGCAGATACGCATGAAAAGCTCTTGTCCGGCTGTGCTGAATATAAAAAGTTCTGGGATGCCTCCGTCAGCGCGAGCGCCTGGAAGATCAAGGAGGCCTGA
- a CDS encoding TetR/AcrR family transcriptional regulator: MSVRDTSIDPRLLESARREFMEHGFLKAELKTICENAGVTTGAVYKRYRGKEELFRAVVQETADMLDGFIALRRGIDFARMTDEEVRTTWIMNEESILEMFRMLWDIREGFVLLLEKAAGTVYENYGHDFALRMTEAYMQYYRETKKRGLAEAEISETEMHMLCSSFWMAVYEPFIHGMTWQEIQEHCRVLCRCFDWAGAILLKK; encoded by the coding sequence ATGTCGGTACGGGATACAAGCATTGATCCCAGGCTGCTGGAGAGCGCCCGGAGAGAGTTCATGGAGCACGGTTTTTTAAAGGCTGAATTAAAAACCATCTGCGAGAACGCAGGCGTGACCACAGGCGCTGTATATAAGCGCTACAGGGGCAAGGAAGAACTCTTCCGCGCGGTGGTACAGGAAACGGCGGATATGCTGGACGGCTTTATTGCCCTGCGTCGGGGAATCGATTTCGCCCGGATGACGGATGAAGAGGTGCGCACGACCTGGATCATGAACGAGGAGTCTATCCTGGAGATGTTCAGGATGCTGTGGGACATCCGGGAAGGGTTTGTCCTGCTGCTGGAAAAAGCCGCAGGGACAGTCTATGAAAACTATGGGCATGACTTTGCCCTCCGGATGACAGAAGCCTATATGCAGTATTACCGGGAAACGAAGAAAAGGGGACTGGCGGAAGCGGAAATCTCCGAAACCGAAATGCATATGCTTTGCTCCTCCTTCTGGATGGCGGTGTATGAACCCTTTATTCACGGGATGACCTGGCAGGAGATACAAGAGCACTGCCGGGTGCTGTGCCGGTGCTTTGACTGGGCGGGGGCTATCCTGCTGAAAAAATAA
- a CDS encoding class I SAM-dependent methyltransferase, with protein MGLFKSFVSQTRKPEGFLGKMMLKSMNSGHAVMADWGLSHLPSVSPSLVADLGCGAGRNAGELLRRYPQAAVTAVDYSELSVAKAKEYNRAMIISGRCTVRQGDVSALDLPADSFDLVTAFETVYFWPGLEKCFAQVHNILKNGGRFLICNESDGTDAAGTKFAKIIDGMRTYTPEELVSALHAAGFSRAESFHHPGKPWIAVIAEK; from the coding sequence ATGGGATTGTTTAAAAGCTTTGTAAGCCAGACAAGAAAACCGGAAGGGTTTCTGGGAAAAATGATGCTGAAAAGCATGAACTCAGGACACGCCGTCATGGCGGACTGGGGGCTTTCGCACCTGCCGTCCGTTTCCCCTTCCCTCGTCGCGGATCTGGGATGCGGCGCCGGCCGGAATGCCGGCGAGCTGCTGCGCCGTTATCCGCAGGCTGCCGTAACGGCTGTTGATTACTCTGAATTGTCCGTCGCCAAAGCGAAAGAATATAACCGGGCGATGATCATCTCCGGCCGCTGCACCGTAAGGCAGGGGGACGTTTCCGCCCTGGATCTGCCCGCGGACAGCTTCGATCTGGTCACCGCCTTTGAAACAGTCTATTTCTGGCCGGGGCTGGAAAAGTGTTTTGCGCAGGTTCACAACATCCTGAAAAACGGCGGGCGTTTCCTGATTTGCAACGAGTCGGACGGCACGGACGCCGCGGGCACAAAATTCGCGAAAATCATTGACGGGATGCGGACATATACACCTGAAGAGCTTGTCAGCGCCCTGCATGCCGCCGGTTTCTCCAGGGCGGAGAGCTTTCACCATCCCGGGAAGCCCTGGATCGCTGTGATCGCAGAAAAATAA
- the sufC gene encoding Fe-S cluster assembly ATPase SufC, whose translation MQDNCLLEIKGLSATVGEEETQILDNVDLTVRQGEIHVIMGPNGAGKSTLGFAVMGNPAYTVSSGRIFFDGVDITDMAADKRARQRIFLTFQNPIEIPGISMRNFLRNSIQEITGEHVSFTAFNKELEAAMELIHMNPAYADRDINVGFSGGEKKKAEILQLLMLKPRLAILDETDSGLDVDAVRTVSSGIRAYMESCGGTLIIITHNAAITESLDVNRTHVLVHGRIVFTGDGDLTDEINKNGFEGYTYG comes from the coding sequence ATGCAGGATAATTGTTTACTCGAAATAAAAGGCCTCAGTGCGACTGTCGGCGAGGAGGAAACACAAATATTGGACAACGTGGATCTTACAGTCCGCCAGGGTGAAATACACGTCATCATGGGGCCGAATGGAGCCGGAAAGTCCACGCTCGGTTTTGCCGTCATGGGAAACCCGGCCTACACAGTCTCCTCAGGACGTATCTTTTTTGACGGTGTGGATATTACCGATATGGCCGCGGACAAGCGCGCCAGACAAAGAATTTTCCTCACCTTCCAGAACCCGATTGAAATCCCGGGAATCTCCATGCGGAACTTCCTGCGGAATTCAATCCAGGAAATCACCGGGGAACATGTAAGCTTCACCGCCTTTAACAAGGAACTTGAAGCAGCCATGGAACTGATTCATATGAATCCCGCCTACGCCGACCGTGATATCAACGTCGGTTTCTCAGGCGGAGAAAAGAAAAAAGCGGAAATCCTTCAGCTGCTGATGCTGAAGCCCCGGCTCGCGATCCTGGATGAAACGGATTCAGGCCTGGACGTGGATGCTGTCAGGACCGTATCCTCCGGCATTCGCGCCTATATGGAATCCTGCGGCGGCACGCTGATCATCATTACCCATAACGCGGCGATCACTGAGTCCCTGGATGTAAACAGGACGCACGTCCTGGTGCATGGCAGGATCGTCTTCACCGGCGACGGCGATCTCACAGATGAAATCAATAAAAACGGATTTGAGGGATACACATATGGCTGA